The following proteins come from a genomic window of Phaeodactylum tricornutum CCAP 1055/1 chromosome 19, whole genome shotgun sequence:
- a CDS encoding predicted protein: protein MNQAQLQQKQERLRQLQEEERQLRLQLQVQEHAATYQVELAWPARIVDSNGNAPRTNNELIQHRLLESGVLYEVPVRVGATVESTNAFIQDLEKTGCFNSVRVEVGQGVSDEDASTRVQKQLKITLDEKRWYRVNAGAGVKTDGWLRPETAVNDGFLPTAEIDHSLASPEYTPDLYYGVEWSLLSRDLVPRRQSKMPYAMDASPEVVSQAGPSLKHSILAEFRSNGELLDHPYSPTGGVEMHGSAEVAVPPGSVGFVRCNGGFGIHMPLLQSLSVHSIFNAGYLKALSFGGLCRPPTLSDRYYVGGPLRFRGFVPAGIGPRTKHGGSSTPGGDAVGGDFFYTATAMASITPTSGIQSVDSLRLRVVLG from the exons ATGAACCAAGCGCAACTCCAGCAAAAACAGGAGCGACTTCGTCAGCTGCAAGAGGAAGAACGACAATTGCGGCTACAACTGCAGGTACAGGAACACGCTGCGACGTATCAAGTGGAGCTTGCCTGGCCTGCACGGATCGTTGACAGTAACGGAAATGCCCCGCGCACCAACAATGAACTGATACAGCATCGCCTACTCGAATCCGGTGTCCTGTACGAAGTTCCCGTACGCGTTGGCGCCACGGTCGAATCCACCAACGCGTTTATAcaagacttggaaaagacgggGTGCTTTAATAGCGTTCGTGTGGAGGTCGGACAAGGTGTTTCGGACGAGGACGCTTCGACTCGTGTACAGAAACAACTCAAAATTACGTTGGATGAAAAACGGTGGTACCGAGTCAACGCCGGTGCCGGGGTGAAAACAGATGGTTGGCTGCGACCAGAAACGGCCGTCAATGATGGCTTTTTACCGACTGCTGAAATCGAC CACAGTCTAGCGAGTCCCGAATACACGCCCGATTTATATTACGGCGTCGAATGGTCGTTGTTATCGCGCGACTTGGTACCACGCCGACAGTCGAAAATGCCGTACGCCATGGATGCATCACCTGAGGTTGTTTCCCAAGCCGGACCGTCATTGAAACATTCCATTCTCGCTGAATTTCGAAGTAACGGCGAACTGTTGGATCATCCCTACAGCCCTACAGGTGGCGTTGAGATGCACGGGTCGGCTGAAGTCGCGGTGCCACCAGGTAGTGTTGGGTTCGTCAGGTGCAACGGTGGGTTTGGCATTCATATGCCTCTTCTGCAAAGCCTTTCGGTGCATTCTATATTCAATGCGGGCTACCTCAAAGCGCTTTCCTTTGGtggcctttgtcggccaCCGACCCTGTCGGATCGGTATTACGTGGGTGGCCCCTTGCGGTTCCGAGGCTTTGTCCCGGCGGGCATTGGCCCCCGTACCAAACACGGCGGCAGCAGCACACCGGGCGGTGATGCCGTCGGTGGTGACTTTTTCTACACAGCCACCGCTATGGCCTCGATTACACCGACGAGTGGAATCCAATCTGTCGATAGCCTG CGATTGCGCGTAGTACTAGGGTAA
- a CDS encoding predicted protein — MRVRRGLRCLSAFVVWFDGTSAWRLSPPRPTRKRPRRDPDAVPPPVKRDVSPPRRPSPTARPPPPLRMTTALGIVPPDPLWDTIQRARHFARDSSYTKWPPCIRLFHPFSQTLALQVARVIEKYGVEPFDITLNAWSVVPHLEAMEADWLAMQKLPAQVSLEDDRRSKERAEVDDLIAREVEVGKEKLQQRQQRKANQSSNSNSNHTNSDATNIDTNTAIKHAPHIGRDSDTLRKDSTEESSNVTDDDDDGHPHQNLDRRDKSAPAASSPRAMLDRQKRMYEEFNGPCIVCLEPDQESKERLIELRHLLCQELGMDPAFSPSSANADLDTRLPKAAKESEFRPILPIASFTSVNAAIDMARKLRGLWDPLTFTVSDFQVISCEAGGELDEFGDNAMRTPTRPRPDPYAENREYQLRKTSFLSHVQDQERNLTPDGQFGCDALIMFLGEEPEEDERARQKRKPDVQVMNSDGCESEDEMIMDDNKGSRGLELWLSEDDDFDEGTAVAVGRTLFFTGETREFVGMPATSVVDAKDRILGDGVSGAARRRSTVHRSGSLWEDGEWGRKEVDSLPWSKMERGAMTRAQEEYAKDDDNDDALSDDDG, encoded by the exons ATGCGGGTTAGGCGCGGACTGCGGTGTCTGTCCGCATTCGTCGTGTGGTTCGATGGGACGAGTGCCTGGCGACTGTCCCCACCCCGTC CGACTCGCAAACGACCAAGACGTGACCCCGACGCGGTTCCTCCGCCAGTCAAACGGGACGTGTCTCCACCCCGCCGTCCTTCCCCCACCGCTCggccaccgccgccgttgcGCATGACGACGGCTCTCGGGATTGTTCCACCCGACCCACTCTGGGATACCATCCAACGGGCTCGCCACTTTGCGCGTGACTCGTCGTACACGAAATGGCCGCCCTGCATACGACTCTTTCATCCATTTTCCCAAACGCTCGCTCTGCAGGTTGCCCGAGTCATCGAAAAGTACGGAGTGGAACCTTTCGACATTACCCTCAACGCGTGGTCCGTGGTGCCGCACTTGGAAGCGATGGAGGCGGATTGGTTGGCCATGCAGAAGCTTCCGGCACAGGTTAGTTTAGAAGACGATCGTCGGAGCAAAGAGCGCGCCGAAGTGGACGACTTGATTGCTCGTGAAGTCGAAGTTGGCAAGGAAAAACTCCAGCAGCGACAACAGCGCAAAGCCAACCAAAGTAGCAATAGCAATAGTAACCACACCAACAGCGACGCCACCAATATCGACACCAACACCGCTATTAAACACGCACCACACATTGGAAGAGACTCGGACACTCTTCGGAAGGATTCGACGGAAGAAAGCAGCAAtgtcaccgacgacgacgacgatggtcaCCCACACCAAAATCTGGACCGGCGAGACAAGAGTGCTCCGGCCGCATCGTCACCGCGGGCAATGCTCGATCGTCAAAAACGCATGTACGAAGAGTTCAATGGTCCTTGTATTGTGTGTTTGGAACCGGATCAGGAAAGTAAAGAACGCCTCATTGAATTGCGTCATCTACTCTGCCAGGAGTTGGGTATGGATCCCGCCTTTTCCCCATCCTCCGCCAACGCCGATCTCGATACGCGACTCCCGAAAGCAGCCAAAGAAAGCGAGTTTCGACCCATTTTACCGATTGCCAGCTTTACTAGCGTCAACGCGGCGATTGATATGGCACGCAAGCTCAGAGGGCTGTGGGATCCGCTCACGTTTACCGTATCCGACTTTCAAGTCATTTCCTGCGAGGCCGGAGGCGAGCTGGACGAGTTCGGGGACAACGCTATGCGGACCCCAACCCGCCCCCGTCCGGATCCGTACGCGGAAAATCGGGAATACCAACTACGCAAAACATCCTTTCTCTCCCACGTACAGGACCAGGAGCGCAACTTGACTCCCGACGGACAATTTGGTTGTGACGCGCTCATCATGTTTCTAGGGGAAGAgccggaagaagacgaacggGCCAGACAAAAACGAAAGCCAGACGTGCAAGTGATGAACAGCGATGGGTGCGAGTCAGAAGACGAAATGATAatggacgacaacaaaggcTCCCGAGGTTTGGAGCTCTGGCTttccgaagacgatgacTTCGATGAAGGCACCGCGGTAGCGGTTGGTAGGACTCTGTTCTTCACCGGAGAGACCCGAGAATTTGTGGGAATGCCGGCCACGAGCGTAGTGGACGCGAAAGACCGTATCTTGGGCGATGGAGTGAGCGGAGCCGCAAGACGCCGCAGCACAGTCCATCGGTCGGGAAGCCTTTGGGAAGACGGCGAGTGGGGACGCAAAGAGGTGGACAGTCTGCCGTGGTCCAAAATGGAGCGTGGCGCCATGACTCGAGCACAAGAGGAATACGCGAaagatgacgacaacgacgatgctttgagcgacgacgacggctaG
- a CDS encoding predicted protein, producing AGLTLGLLGLDPLLLLIKERAGRSEKERRMARNLLPLVQQHHRLLVTLLLMNSIANEALPIFLEGLLSPTVAVLVSVTLVLFFGEIIPSAIFTGPNQLQIANRLAPLVKAAMCVLGPIAIPIAKLLDWFLHDDDGESLSAYNRGELSALILLHEMSAPVQSGRPTYERSTSIHVDEVTMVEGALQMKTKVAVDVYTPLRKAFLLSDDTLLTEKEIVQIYASGYSRIPIYRKDPEDPTYKSNVIGVLITKQLIVVNSRDKRPLHTLPLYTPRCVSHDMSLVDLLNQFQTG from the exons GCTGGTTTGACGCTCGGCTTACTGGGCCTGGATCCGCTTCTGCTACTTATAAAGGAACGCGCGGGTAGAAGCGAAAAGGAACGTCGAATGGCGCGCAACTTGCTCCCTCTGGTACAACAGCATCACCGGCTTCTGGTAACGCTGCTGCTCATGAATTCCATCGCCAACGAGGCTCTGCCTATTTTCTTGGAAGGACTATTATCGCCCACCGTCGCAGTTCTCGTCTCTGTCACGCTCGTACTTTTCTTTGGAGAAATTATTCCGTCGGCCATCTTTACCGGGCCGAACCAGCTGCAAATTGCCAATCGACTGGCACCGCTCGTTAAAGCCGCCATGTGTGTGTTGGGACCGATTGCCATTCCGATCGCCAAACTTCTCGACTGGTTTCTACACGACGATGACGGGGAGTCTTTGTCGGCTTACAATCGGGGTGAACTGTCTGCTCTGATTC TGTTGCACGAAATGTCCGCGCCGGTGCAGTCGGGAAGACCTACATATGAACGATCAACAAGCATTCACGTAGACGAAGTCACTATGGTGGAAGGAGCACTGCAAATGAAAACTAAGGTAGCTGTTGATGTCTACACACCATTGCGCAAAGCATTTTTGCTTTCAGACGATACTCTCTTGACCGAGAAAGAAATCGTGCAAATATATGCCTCAGGATATTCCCGTATCCCCATCTACCGGAAGGATCCAGAGGATCCGACTTATAAGTCCAATGTGATCGGTGTTCTAATTACAAAGCAACTCATTGTCGTCAATTCCCGGGATAAGCGACCGTTGCACACGCTCCCACTTTATACTCCGCGGTGTGTCAGTCACGACATGAGTCTAGTAGATCTTCTCAATCAGTTCCAAACAGGA